Genomic window (Thermodesulfobacteriota bacterium):
GGGCGAGATAACTATTCGACCCATGATGTATGTAGCCCTAAGCTATGACCATCGCATCGTCGACGGGAGGGAGGCAGTACAGTTTCTGGTAAGGGTTAAAGAGCTCATAGAGGACCCGGAGTCTTTGCTGCTCGAAGGTTAAGGTTTTTATTGTCCAAAATAAAATCAGGTTCCCCTCTTTATGTTAGCTATGCAAGCGTTGTACTAACCCTATTCGTTCAAATAGCCTTTTAACCCTACTCACACTTCGTTCTAGTTTATCCTGAGCGAAGCCGAAGGACTCAGGGTGCAGAGATATTGCTGTGAATTTTCCATGTCCTTCATGGTGAGCCTTTCGAATGCGCTCAAAGCCTGTCCTGAGCTGGTCCCCGATCTAATCGGGGAAGGAATAAACTCAGTCGAACCATGAACCCTTCGTCTTAACCCCCCTTGCGTTTCCCCCTCAGTAGGAGGGGAATTAAAGAGGGGTTGCCTCTTCGTTGTCCGTCATTGAAGTCCTTTGATTACCGTCAGGCCAACCCTGATAATCAATCTCTTATTTTCGACAATTTTGCTATTATACAATATTAAAATTAATCAGAACCGGGAATCACCATTCTCAGTTCCGCCCTCGGTGTATATTTTCCTGCCAATAATTATCGGCGTGTTCTTCCAGGTCCATCCCCAGGAGGTCAAGCCACCATAGCTTGATATCGTTAGCGAGGACGCGGTAGATCCCGCCTTTAAGAAAGCGACGAGGCGAAGTTTTCATGGTATCACCAATAAGCGCCAATTTACCTTCCCGCTTCATGGCTCTACAAAATGATAGGACTCTAAAATTCTTCGCGGCGGATAGCCTCCCAGTATCCGGAATATACCTGCCCGAACGAAAACACCCTGGTCACCGTAATATAAACCGGAAATCCGGTAACGTATACGATTAACCAGTTCCACTATCCGTAAGCCAAATGCACCCCCATCCAAGGCGAATTCAAATGCCCCTCCTACTATATCCGGGGCTTCCAAAGCGGTTTGAATCGCTTTGTCGTAACCCATGGGAGGTATGGTATCCGCATCGAGAAAAAGAAAGACATCGCCAGTGGCGTAAGATGCTCCTTTATTGAGGGCATGGGCACGGCCAAGCATTTTTGGCTCAAATGAAATTAAAATAACCCCGAGCTCTTGCGCTATAGCGATGGTACCATCGGTAGAGCCGGAGTCTACCACGATGATCTCGTGGCGCTTCCCTAACACGGATTTTTCCCTGGCGGAGAGAACCGTTGCCCGAAGGTACTCGGATTCATTCAATGTTGGTATGATAACACTTAGTTTCATAGAATCTCACTATAAATGACCATTACCTACACGATCTACTATTTTTCATTTAGATGCCGGGCTCCAGTTATATTATTCATATCCAGGCAATCGGAGAGAGAACACACCAACACGAGGAGGCATTAAATGGATAAAGCAGTAATTATCATCAACGAAGCCCCTAGTAGCATGAGAGCTTGGAACGGATTCAGGCTATCTGCCGCCTTGGTCGGAGTCGATATGAAAGTGGAGCTATTTCTCTTGAACGACGGGGTATACTGCGCCCACAAAGGTCAGACGCCGCCTGAAGAGATCTCAGGCCAGAACACCGGGGCAAAGATTAGAGAACTATTAGATATGGGAGTGCAAGTTACACTCTGTACTCAATGCGCTCAAACGAGAGGGATTACCGAGGGTATGGTAGTTGAAGGGGTAGTTTGGGGAAGTATGGTAGATCTTGCGAAATCCATAAAAGAGAGCCAGAAGGTAATCAGTTTCTAGTAGTAGGGGCACGCTGCAGCGTGCCCCCTACATTTTGATTTTATTCAGATAACTTCCATAGAAAGCCTTTTCAATCTCTCCACCCTCTCTTCAACCGGCGGGTGTGTGCTGAAAAGACCGGCCAAACCGCCTCGGAGCGGGTTCATGATGAACATATGTGCCGTCCCGGGGTTGGCATCGAATGAAATTCTTTGAGCACCGTAGCTAATCTTCTCTAGAGCACTGGCCAGAGATAAAGGTCTCCTGGTCAAACGTGCTCCGGTTTCATCCGCTTTATACTCCCTGGCCCGGGATATGGCCAGTTGTATAATGAGAGCGATTATCGGCGCCAGTATGATAGTGGCGAGAGAACCGGCCAAACTTCCGTCTCCCTCTTCATCGCCGCTTCTTCCAAACCCTCCGAAAATAAGCGCCCATTGAGCCATATTGGCCAAATAACCTATAGCGCCGGCCAAGGTAGCCGCTATAGTGCCGATGAGGATATCCCTATTCTTGATGTGCGCAATCTCGTGCGCTATAACGCCCTCAAGCTCATCCGGTTGAAGGAGCTTAACGATCCCATCGGTTACCGCTATGGCGGCGTTATCCGGACCTCTACCGGTAGCAAACGCGTTCGGTGCTGGATTAGGAATCATATAAACTCTGGGCATCGGTATTCCGGCCTGCATCGCCACATTCCTAACCATGTTATGAAGCCCGGGTGCTTCCTCTGGAGAGATCTCCTTAGCACCATACATGGCCAGAACGATCTTATCAGAGTACCAATATGATATAAAATTGATGGCTATAGCCAGGCCAAAAGCAACGGTCATACCCGCCTTTCCACCAATCATGCGCCCTATCAAGACAAAAACCAGGGTTAAAACGGCCAGCAAAAAAGCAGTTTTCAAGGTACTGGACATAATGACTTTAATGCCTCCTGTCTATCAAAGAGTAAGCACTAGAAATGTAACCACTGTTTCATTGGTGTCAACGCTCAAAGCCTTTATACCCCCCCCTGTCTCTCCTTACCCCTTCACCAAGCCTATGCTGAGTAAGGTCGAAAGAGTTAGGATGGGGTAAATGAAAATGAGCGTTCCCTTTTGGTTCCCCCTGCTTCAACTCCTCACAGGATGAGCCGATAGCCCCGTTCGTCCTGAGCCCAGTCCCCCGGTTCAACCGGGGGAAGGGCGAACTCCTCAAGAAACCCCATCCTTCGATGAGACTCAGAGCCTGTCCCGAGTCAATCCCCGATTAAATCGGGGAAGGAATGAGCGGATTTACATAAGTTGATAATGATTAGTGAAATAAAAAACTGTTCCCAGCGATGCAATCCCTTATTTTGGGTAAGTTTGATTTCTCAGGAAACATCGGCAAGGTCGAGCCGCTCACCCCACCTCTTTAGCACCTCACCAAACAACCCAGGGTATCTAGAAAGCGTTGGGTCCTCTCTTACGATCTGAAACGCATCATCCCTCGCCTCGACCAGGATCCTTCCATCGCGAATCAAGTCCGCAAACCGGAATTCCGGAAGCCCGGACTGTTTTGTTCCAAGAAAGTCCCCCGGACCTCGGAGCATCAGGTCAGCCTCGGCTATTCTAAAACCGTCAGAAGTTTTCTCCAGTATAGAAAGCCTTCTCTTCGCATCCTCAGTCCTCTTAAACCCGGAAATAAGAATACATATGGATTCGTGCGCACCCCTTCCTACCCTACCCCTCAATTGATGAAGCTGGGATAGTCCAAATCTTTCCGCATTCTCCACCACCATGACCGTAGCATTAGGAACATCAACACCTACCTCAATAACCGTCGTTGAGACCAGTATGTCTATCTCATGAGAAATGAATCTTCTCATTATTTCGTCCTTCTCCTCCGATTTCATTTTTCCATGGAGAAGCCCGATTCTAAGCTCCGGAAATATGTCGTTCTGTAACTCTTCAGCCATCTGAGTAGCATGCTTTAAATCCTTAAAATCCGGGCTCTCCGATTCCTCTATCAATGGATAGACCACGTAGACTTGCCTTCCCTTCTTAACCTCCCCTCGAACGATATCATAAGCCTCAGCCCGCCCCCCTTTTTCCTCATAGAGGACCATTGTTTTTATTTCTTTTCTATGGGGAGGCAACTCGTCTAATACAGAAACATCCAGGTCCCCATAAACGGTCATGGCCAGTGTCCTGGGTATAGGAGTTGCAGTCATTACCAGCACGTCCGGGCTATTGCCCTTGCTTCTCAGCTTGGCCCGTTGCATCACCCCAAAACGGTGCTGCTCATCAATCACTACAAAGCCAAGGTTCTTGAACCCTACCCCTTCCTCTATCAATGCATGGGTACCCACCACAATCTGCGCCTCTCCTGATTTAATTGCTTCAGAGTAAACGTCCTTCTCCTTTTTGCTTAAAGCGCTTTTTAGAAGAACCACTCGGAGCCGGAGTTCCTTTAGATAATGGAGAATCGACCTTAAATGCTGTTCGGCCAGTATTTCCGTGGGAGCCATGAGAGCGGCTTGATAGCCGCACT
Coding sequences:
- a CDS encoding DsrE family protein; the encoded protein is MDKAVIIINEAPSSMRAWNGFRLSAALVGVDMKVELFLLNDGVYCAHKGQTPPEEISGQNTGAKIRELLDMGVQVTLCTQCAQTRGITEGMVVEGVVWGSMVDLAKSIKESQKVISF
- a CDS encoding glycosyltransferase; translation: MKLSVIIPTLNESEYLRATVLSAREKSVLGKRHEIIVVDSGSTDGTIAIAQELGVILISFEPKMLGRAHALNKGASYATGDVFLFLDADTIPPMGYDKAIQTALEAPDIVGGAFEFALDGGAFGLRIVELVNRIRYRISGLYYGDQGVFVRAGIFRILGGYPPRRILESYHFVEP
- a CDS encoding zinc metalloprotease HtpX; its protein translation is MSSTLKTAFLLAVLTLVFVLIGRMIGGKAGMTVAFGLAIAINFISYWYSDKIVLAMYGAKEISPEEAPGLHNMVRNVAMQAGIPMPRVYMIPNPAPNAFATGRGPDNAAIAVTDGIVKLLQPDELEGVIAHEIAHIKNRDILIGTIAATLAGAIGYLANMAQWALIFGGFGRSGDEEGDGSLAGSLATIILAPIIALIIQLAISRAREYKADETGARLTRRPLSLASALEKISYGAQRISFDANPGTAHMFIMNPLRGGLAGLFSTHPPVEERVERLKRLSMEVI